In one window of Brenneria goodwinii DNA:
- the grxB gene encoding glutaredoxin 2 has protein sequence MKLFIYEHCPFCVRARMIFGLKAIPFELSVIMEGDVETPTRMVGRKVVPILQKEDGSFMPESMDIVHYVDNTKAPLIADKPVAAAIEAWCKAASDVVFNLAVPRFTKAEFKELSTPEAREAYRLREEKAFGDLAALIAKTPTLVAEAQQKLAELEPLLANEQDISTTDFILFPVLRSLTIVKNISFGPNVSRYLKRVADASKVDLLTHQAI, from the coding sequence ATGAAACTCTTCATCTATGAACACTGCCCGTTCTGCGTCAGAGCCAGAATGATTTTCGGTCTGAAGGCGATTCCCTTTGAGCTGTCCGTTATTATGGAAGGCGACGTTGAAACCCCTACCCGGATGGTCGGACGCAAAGTCGTGCCTATCCTGCAGAAAGAGGATGGCAGTTTCATGCCGGAAAGTATGGATATCGTGCATTATGTCGACAATACCAAAGCACCGTTAATCGCCGACAAGCCGGTCGCGGCCGCCATTGAAGCCTGGTGTAAAGCGGCGTCTGACGTGGTATTCAATCTGGCGGTGCCGCGCTTTACCAAAGCGGAGTTCAAAGAGCTGTCCACCCCGGAAGCGCGTGAAGCCTACCGTCTGCGGGAAGAAAAAGCGTTCGGCGATCTGGCGGCGCTGATCGCAAAAACGCCGACGCTGGTTGCCGAGGCTCAGCAGAAGTTGGCCGAACTCGAACCCCTGCTGGCAAATGAACAGGATATCTCCACCACCGATTTTATTCTGTTCCCGGTTCTGCGTTCGTTGACCATTGTGAAAAACATTAGCTTCGGACCGAATGTCAGCCGTTACCTCAAACGCGTTGCCGACGCCAGCAAAGTCGACCTGCTGACCCATCAGGCCATATAA
- a CDS encoding YidH family protein — protein sequence MTTSKQEKTPWWHQGKTPDYRFSLANERTFLAWIRTSLAFLAGAVAVDQFTVHLASPMVRQGLALLLIVCAALLGALAYRRWVSNEKAMRQESDMPYTPLLLTVTLFITMIAAALAAIIIFD from the coding sequence ATGACGACATCCAAGCAGGAAAAAACACCGTGGTGGCATCAGGGGAAAACGCCTGACTATCGATTTTCACTGGCTAATGAGCGTACGTTTCTCGCCTGGATCAGAACCTCGCTGGCGTTTCTGGCGGGTGCGGTGGCGGTGGATCAATTCACCGTTCATCTCGCCTCGCCGATGGTGCGTCAAGGGCTGGCGCTGCTGCTGATTGTCTGCGCCGCCCTGCTGGGCGCGCTGGCGTATCGCCGTTGGGTCAGCAATGAAAAAGCCATGCGTCAGGAAAGCGATATGCCTTATACCCCGCTATTGCTGACCGTCACGCTGTTTATCACTATGATTGCGGCCGCACTGGCGGCAATCATTATTTTTGATTAA
- a CDS encoding DUF202 domain-containing protein, giving the protein MINSSVETTRDPGLQPQRTGMAWSRTMFVMLINSLLFFRVGIADDDRMVFACGILLLCVAGMMAAFAVMRYRFNAARHQILSHISHGAIALTSVTIVIAALVLLYHELFV; this is encoded by the coding sequence TTGATTAATTCATCGGTGGAAACGACGCGCGATCCCGGTTTACAACCACAGCGCACCGGTATGGCCTGGTCGCGCACCATGTTTGTGATGCTGATCAACAGCCTGCTGTTTTTTCGCGTGGGCATAGCGGACGACGATCGCATGGTGTTCGCCTGCGGTATCCTGCTGCTGTGCGTCGCCGGCATGATGGCCGCTTTCGCCGTTATGCGTTATCGCTTTAACGCCGCCCGGCACCAGATACTGTCACACATCAGCCACGGCGCGATCGCCCTCACCTCGGTAACCATCGTTATCGCCGCACTGGTTCTGCTGTACCACGAACTTTTCGTTTAG
- a CDS encoding efflux transporter outer membrane subunit, which yields MRNRQFIIVLFPLLLGGCVSLDPDYQRPDAPVPSAWPQSGAVKGTASDATKIPWRSAMVDPKLQQVIDLALSDNRDLRKALADIEAARAQYGVQRADLFPTVSAGVDGSRGRSLTSSSSSNSNATTISQSYSANLGVSAFELDLFGKTRSLTEAALETYLSTEAAAKTTQLTLIADTATAYITLATARSNLQLSQQTMQSALHSLEVTRNRQRNGVASGVDVAEAETVYQQARADVANYTTVVAQSKNALDLLAGRPVEESLLPAGLDDLTLAIAPVSAGIASSVLLQRPDVLEAEHTLKSANANIGAARAAFFPSLSLTASGGVSSSALSSLFSHGAGVWSLAPSVSLPIFDGGANRASLKYAEAQKKGYIASYEKAIQTAFQEVADALARKATIDEQLAAQRDYTAAAQRSYQLADKRYREGVDTYLNALDAQRTLYSARQTLISIEQTRLDNLVTLYNVLGGGAAAQ from the coding sequence ATGCGTAATCGTCAATTTATCATCGTCCTGTTCCCCCTGCTGCTGGGGGGATGCGTCTCCTTGGATCCTGACTATCAGCGCCCTGATGCGCCGGTGCCGTCGGCCTGGCCACAGAGCGGCGCGGTAAAGGGCACGGCGTCGGACGCCACGAAAATCCCCTGGCGTTCGGCCATGGTCGATCCGAAATTACAGCAGGTTATCGATCTGGCGCTCAGCGATAACCGTGATTTGCGCAAAGCGTTGGCCGATATTGAAGCGGCGCGCGCGCAGTACGGCGTCCAGCGCGCCGATCTCTTTCCAACTGTGAGCGCCGGCGTTGACGGCTCGCGGGGCCGATCGTTGACCAGTAGTTCATCGTCGAATAGCAATGCGACGACCATCAGCCAGAGCTACAGCGCCAACCTGGGCGTCAGCGCCTTCGAGCTGGATTTGTTCGGTAAAACGCGCAGCCTGACGGAAGCGGCGTTAGAGACTTATCTGTCGACGGAAGCGGCGGCGAAAACCACCCAACTGACGCTGATTGCCGATACCGCCACTGCCTATATCACGCTGGCGACGGCGCGCAGCAACCTGCAACTGTCGCAGCAGACCATGCAAAGCGCGCTGCACTCGCTGGAGGTGACGCGCAACCGGCAGCGCAATGGCGTCGCTTCCGGCGTCGATGTCGCGGAAGCTGAAACCGTCTATCAGCAGGCGCGCGCCGATGTCGCCAACTATACGACGGTGGTGGCGCAGAGTAAAAATGCGCTCGACCTGCTGGCGGGGCGGCCGGTGGAAGAGTCGCTGCTGCCTGCCGGTTTGGATGACCTGACGCTGGCGATCGCGCCGGTCTCCGCCGGGATCGCTTCCTCCGTGTTATTGCAGCGCCCGGATGTGCTGGAGGCGGAGCATACGTTGAAATCGGCCAATGCCAATATCGGCGCGGCGCGGGCTGCGTTCTTCCCCAGCCTGTCATTGACCGCCAGCGGCGGGGTTAGCAGCAGCGCGCTCTCCTCGCTGTTCAGCCACGGCGCCGGCGTCTGGTCGTTGGCGCCCAGCGTGAGTCTGCCGATCTTTGACGGCGGCGCGAACCGCGCCTCGCTGAAGTATGCCGAAGCGCAGAAAAAGGGCTATATCGCCAGCTATGAAAAAGCTATCCAGACCGCGTTCCAGGAGGTGGCGGATGCGTTGGCGCGCAAGGCCACCATTGATGAGCAGTTGGCGGCGCAGCGGGATTACACCGCGGCGGCGCAACGTAGCTATCAGCTGGCGGATAAGCGCTACCGGGAAGGCGTTGATACCTATCTGAACGCGCTGGATGCGCAACGGACGCTTTACAGCGCCCGGCAGACGCTTATCAGCATTGAGCAGACCCGCCTGGACAATCTGGTGACCCTCTATAACGTTCTGGGAGGCGGCGCGGCGGCGCAGTAA